The Acidobacteriota bacterium region TTTTTCCGTCGCCATTTTGTGGGAATGTTGCGCCCGTCCTGAAGTTGAAATCGCCCCCAGTTCAAAAATGGCGATAATTGCAACCAGGAATGTCTGCCATTTTGTTCGCATTGTATTGCCTCCTTCTTTTACCGTGCTTGTCCGGCGGCCAGACTGACTTTGGGGAAATCCACTACCGTTTGCGCGATGTGGTTGAAGTAGTTGGTGAAAATGTTCAGCGCGACGTTGGCGATGATTTCCGTCAGCTCACCATCGTTAAAGCCCGCGGCGCGAACGGCCTGAACATCGGCGTCATCCAGTTCGCCGCGTTTTGCAACGACCTGTTGAGCAAACACCAACGCTGCGTTGGTTTTTGCGTCGTCGGTGCTGGCACTTCTGCTTTGCGCCAGATCGGTCGCCGTCAACCCGACCATCTTGCCGATGGCTGTGTGAGCCGACAGGCAATACTCGCAACGGTTGGCGTCTGCGACGGTCAGCGCGATTTGTTCGCGCAGCTTCGCGGTCAGCAGCCCGTTCCCAAGCGAGTTGCTGAAGTTTAGGTAAGCTTCCAGCGCTGCCGGGGAATTGCCGAAAGTACGCATCAGGTTCGGCACTTTTCCAAATTTGGCTGTAATGCCATCGAATAATTCTTTCGTTTTTCCCGTCGCTCGTTGGGGATCAATCGCATTCAATCTTGGCATGTTGTGTTCTTCTCCTGTTGTTTCATTTGTCGTGGCTGCCTTTCGTCAATCCTTTGGCGCGTTGCCCATTGGCGAATTGCGTTGCCTGACGACTTGCCTTAGCGCATCTGGTATGCCGAAGCCCAAAATAAGAACTATCCTCTTGAAAATGAAGATTTTGCGCTGATTGAGTACAAGAGTATCCTTCAACGAAATTCCGTTACTTAACGAGAATCGGTGCTTGCGAGCACGAAATTTCGTGTACACTCTGCAGCGATGGAACTGGAATCCTTACAAGCTTTGTCGTTGGCAATTGCCCAGGAGCGCTCCGTTGACGTCGTCATGCAACAGATTGTCGAAGGATTGGTTGCGCAACCTGGCGTTGCCTTGGCGCGCTTATGGCTGAAAGGAAAAGGGGACATTTGCGCAAAATGCCCTATGCGGTCGGAATGTCCTGATCAAACGGAATGTTTGCACCTGATGGCCAGCGCGGGAAAACCGTCAAATCCGGGCGCTGAGGATTGGTCGCGGCTGGATGGAGATTTTCGCCGCTTTCCGCTTGGCATTCGAAAAATCGGGCAAATCGGCGCAACGGGAATTCCGATCCTACTGGCTGACACACAGCAGGAATCCAACTGGATTGCGCGTCCGAACTGGGCGCGGAGCGAAGGCATTCAATCGTTCGCCGGCCAGCCCTTGAACTTTCGCGGAGAGATTCTGGGCGTGTTGGCCGTCTTCAGCCGGCAACAATTACAACCGCAGGAATTCACCTGGCTGCGCATGTTTGCGGATCACGCAGCGGTTGCCCTGGCCAACAGCCGCGCGTTTACGGAGATCGAACAATTGCGCGAACAACTCCGGCTGGAAAATGATTATCTGCGCGAAGAAGCGAAACAGGAACGTTCGTTCGGCGACATCGTCGGTCAAAGCGCGGCGCTGGAAAAAGTGCTGGATCAAATCACGCTGGTTGCGCCCAGCGAAGCAAACGTTTTGATCCTGGGAGAATCCGGCACCGGCAAGGAATTGATCGCGCGCGCCATTCACGAACGCAGCCAACGCGCGGCTGGCCCCTTGGTCAAGGTCAATTGCGCTTCGATTCCGCGCGATTTGTTTGAAAGCGAGTTTTTCGGCCACGTGCGCGGCGCGTTTACCGGCGCAATGCGCGACCGCGTCGGACGATTTCAACTCGCCGACGGCGGCACACTGTTTTTGGACGAGGTTGGAGAAATCCCGTTGGATTTGCAAAGCAAGCTGCTGCGCGTGTTGCAGGAAGGAACGTTTGAACGCGTTGGCGAAGAGCGGTCGCGACGCGCCAATGTACGAATTGTGGCCGCCACCAATCGCGATTTGCGGCGCGCCATCGAAGCCGGTGAGTTTCGTCAGGACCTGTTTTTCCGCCTGAGCGTTTTTCCGATTGAACTGCCGCCGTTGCGCGAACGCCGCGAAGACATTCCGTTGTTGGTGAGGCATTTCATTCAAATGGCTGGCCGGCAGGCGCGTTGCGGCAACCTGCGAATCAGCGACGACCAGATGCGGCGGTTACAAATGTACGACTGGCCGGGCAATGTGCGGGAACTGCAAAACGTCATCGAACGGGCCATGATTCTTTCCAATTGCGGCGCGCAACCGCTGAACCTGAATCTGGTTCTTCCCGCCGAAGATGGAAACGCAGTGACGATTGCTTCAAACCAAAACGAATCTGGCCGAGACGCCGCATTTGTTTCTCAAGCGGAATGGGAAGCCAAAGAACGCGCCAATTTGATGGCTGCGCTGGAAGCCGCCAACTGGAAGATTTACGGTGCGGGCGGAGCCGCCGAATTGTTGGGCGTCAAACCAACGACATTGGCTTCACGATTAAAATCACTCGGCATCAAGAAAATGCGCGGATAGTCGTTAAGGGCAGTTTTTGCCGCGCCACAGGCGTTTTTGATGACTTCACATAAAGTTGCGAGTATGCAGCGCGGAAAGTTCTTCGGCTTCGGTTTCAGTGAAGCCCAACTTTTGCAGGCGTGCTCGGCGACCTGCGTACATATCCAATCGGCCAACAAACGTGGTTTGAGTTGAGATCAGCGGAGCTTTGGCGAAAAACGCTCCGCGAATGTTTAGGAAGGTACCGTGATCAAACGCATCGCAACCCTTGCGATGACTGTTTCTTTGCAATTCAAGTGTAATAACGCATACCGATGTTTCTCCAAACCATGTGCTCCAATACTACTGGACGATAGGTGTCTTGCAAACCTGTCATCGCCGGAAAACATGGAATTTGATTTCGCACTCTGCCTGTATAGAATCTGTGCGCCTAATGACGGCACGTACAATTTTCCAGACAAACGGAGTTTTCAATATGCAGAGGCATTGAATTTGCCAAAACTGCTCGCCGCAGGGTCTGCGGTGCGACCATCACATTCCGAAGCTTCCTGCCTGATCTTCTGTAATCCGGAGCGCGGGCAATGGCTCCGGGTGTGCAATCACTGTTAATCGCAAAGATTGAACCGAACTGGAATGCACCAGTGAGGGGACTACCGAAGTTGCGCTGGCCATGGCCATCGCAATCCATCAACCGAAACTTTCAAAGGAGATACAATGAAGTTTATTTGCATATTAGCCCTTGCCTTATTTGTCTGTGCATCCGCGCTGATTGCCATAGCAGATGGCACGGCTCCCGAAGTCGGAAAACCGGCTCCGGATTTCAAACTCAAAAGCAACGAGGGCAAAGAAGTCAGCCTGAAGAATTATCGCGGTAAATGGGTGGTTTTGTATTTTTACCCGAAGGATTTCACATCGGGTTGCACCCTGGAAGCGCATAATTTCCAGCGCGACCTGGCGCAATATGAAAAAGCCAGCGCGGTGATTTTGGGCGTCAGTGTGGACACGGCGGATTCGCATCAGAGTTTCTGCACCAAGGAAGGGCTGAGCTTCAAACTGCTGGCCGATACCGAAGTCAAAGTGTCCAACGCGTATGGTTCGGTGATGGAATACAACGGCAACAAACTTTCGGCGCGCAATACCTTCATCATTGATCCGAAAGGCAATGTCGCGAAGGTCTTTATGGGCGTCAAACCACCGAAACACAGCGAAGAAGTGCTGGCTGCGCTGGCTGAATTGCAGCAGAAGAAATAAGGTTGGGAAAAAGCGCATGCAAAATGGCCGAGTGTCGAAACGGATTGCTTTCGATGCTCGGCCATTTCTTCTGTTGGCTCACCGCCAAACGATTTTCCCGCTGACGATGGTCGCCATCGGAGCGCCTTTCAGATTCCAGCCATCAAACGGCGTGTTGCGGCTTTTGGATTGCGATTTCGCCGCGTCTACCTTGATCTGTTTTTCTGGGTCGAAAATCGTCACATCGGCTACAGAACCGATTTTCAACGTGCCTCGATCCAGGTTGAACAGCTTTGCCGGATTCGTCGCCAGCAGTTCCACCATTCGCGTCAGGGAAATCACGCCGCGATGCACCAACCGATCCAGCGTCAAACTCACAGCCGTTTCCAATCCTGTAATACCGTTTGCGGCTTTGTCGAATTCGTACATCTTTTCGTTTGCGTGATGCGGCGCATGATCGGTGGCAATGGCGTCAATCGTTCCATCGCGCAATCCTTCCAGAATGGCTTCCACGTCGGTTTGCGACCGCAGTGGCGGCGCCATTTTGAAATTGGTGTTGTAAGCGCTTTCGTAAACGTCTTTGTCGGAAAGCGTGAAATGGTGCGGCGTGACTTCGCAGGTGACGTTTAAGCCGCGCGCTTTGGCTTGACGCACCAAATCCACTGACCGGGCCGTGGAAATGTGCGCGATGTGAATGTGCGCTCCGGTCATTTCGCCGAGCAGAATGTCGCGCGCCACGTGCAAATCTTCGGCAGCGCCGGGCAATCCTTTGAGTCCCATCAGGGCGGAATACTCGCCTTCGTGCATGGCCCACCCCGCGGCGCCGCAGCAGTCTTCGCAATGATCCACCACGGGCAGGTTGAAATCGGCGGCGTATTCCATCGCCCGGCGCATGATTCCAGAATCCAGGACGGGTTTACCGTCATCGCTGATGGCGACGATGCCAGCGGATTTCATTTCGCCGATTTCGGCCAGTTGTTCGCCTTTGGAACCTTGGGTGATCGCGCCGATGGGGAAGACGTTGGCCAGCGCGGCTCTGCGCGCCTGTTCGAGGATGAAACTGGTCACCGAAGAATTGTCATTGACCGGTTTCGTATTCGGCATGCAACAAACAGATGTGAAGCCTCCGGCCACAGCCGCGCGCGCACCCGATTCGATGGTTTCCTTGTATTCAAACCCCGGTTCGCGCAAATGCACGTGCAGATCAATGAACCCCGGCGCGACAATCAAGCCAGAAGCGTCCAATACTTCGGCGTTGTCAGTGGAGATGCTTTCGGCAATTTCGGCGATGCGGCCATCGCGGATAAACAAATCGCCTTTGGATTCAAGCGATTGGGATGGATCAATGATGGTTCCATTCTGAATAAGAAGCGTATTCATAGTTTTGAAAAAAGATAACGGAACAAACGGAAATAACGGAATATGCGGAAACTTTTTGGGGCTTAACGAAAGTTTGCGATGTTGGGGATGCGCACTTGTTGGAGCAACGGGGAATGGCCAAAATTGAAAAGTAATCCAAGTTGATAATCAGTGGCCTTCAAGTAATTCATAACCTGAGCATGGTTTTCCGGGCTTAATCTCGAAATAGCTTTGATCTCGACAATTATTTTGTCGTAGCAAACGAAGTCAGGTTGGTATTTTTGTTTGAGTATTTGACCTTGATAAGTCAGTGTCAAAGGTTTTTGTGAAAAGAAAGGAATTCCTCGTTTGCTGAATTCAATTTGAAGGCACTCTTGATAGACTAGCTCAAGAAAGCCATTCCCCATGGTTTTATAGACCTCCATGCAAGCGCCCTTTATTGCATAGCTTTCTTCCTCGTAAATAAGCTTTTCACCCATATCCGCACCGTCCGTCTATTCCGTTATTTCCGTTTGTTCCGTATTTTTATTCCCCCCCTGCCAGCAAATACAAAATGGCCATCCGAACCGCAACGCCGTTTTCTACCTGATCCAGAATCAGCGAAGCGTTTCCGTCGGCAACATCCGAATCAATTTCGACGCCGCGATTGATCGGGCCGGGATGGAGCACGATGGCATCGGATTTGGCCAGCGCCAAGCGTCGCCGGTTCAAGCCAAAATGAATCGAATATTCGCGCAAGCTGGGGAAAAAGCCGCCGGACTGACGTTCCAACTGAATTCGCAGCATCATCACTACATCGGCGTCGGTGATGGCTTCTTCGACGGAACCGGCGAAGTGGATGGAGCCTTCGCCCGGGGGAATCCGCTTTTCCAATCCGAAAGGCAACAAGGTTCGCGGCCCGGCCAGCACGATGTGCGCGCCGAGTTTGGTCAACAAGTGCGCGTTCGACCGGGCGACGCGGCTGTGCAGCACGTCGCCGATGATGGCGACCTTTAATCCGGCAATTCGCTTTTTGCTGTGGCGAATGGTCAGCGCGTCCAGCAAGGCTTGCGTGGGATGTTCGTGTGCGCCGTCGCCCGCATTGATGACGGCGGCTTTGACGAGTTTGGCGATCTGATGCGGCGCGCCCGAAGACGAATGGCGGATGACAATCGCGTCCGGCGCCATCGCCTGCAAATTCATTGCCGTGTCCACCAGCGTTTCGCCTTTGACGACGCTGGAAGTCGAAGCCGAAATGTTGATGGTATCCGCCGACAATCGTTTGCCTGCGATTTCAAAACTGGTTCGCGTTCGCGTCGAAGCTTCAAAGAAAAGATTGATGACGGTTTTGCCGCGCAGCGTGGGGACTTTTTTGATCTGGCGTGAATTGACGTCGCGGAATGTATCAGCGGTATCGAGGATCAGGTTGATCTCTTCGACGGAAAGGTCTGCGATTCCAAGAAGGTCTTTGCGATTCAGCGGCATTTGGGTTTATGCAAGGATGACGGCGGAATGATGAAGGATGAACGACGAATTTTTCATCATTCATCCTTCTGAATTCATCCTTTTTGTTCGACCAGCAGCACCTGCTCGGTTTCGTCAAATTCCGGCAGCATCACTTTGATGATTTCGGCTTCGGTGGTGGTGACGGTTTTGCCGACGTAATCCGCCTGGATCGGCAATTCGCGCCAACCGCGATCAATCAGCACGGCCAGTTGCACGCGGCGCGGACGGCCAAAATCAATCAACTCATCCATCGCCGCGCGGATCGTTCGCCCGGTGTACAGCACATCGTCCACCAAAATAATGGTTTTGCCGGTGATGTTGGCGGGCAATTCCGTTTTGTTGATGACCGGGCGTTCGGCGACGGTGGTCAAATCGTCACGGTACAAGGTAATGTCCAGCGCGCCTTTGGCAACGTCCACCCCGTCCATATCCTTGATTCGGGCGGCGATTTTTTCCGCCAGCGGCACGCCTCGGCGATGAATGCCGACCAACAGCACGCCGGACAGGTCGGGGTTGTTTTCGACAATTTGCGAAGCGATGCGCGCCATCACGCGGTTCATATCTCCGGCAGTCATGACGACGGCTTTTTCGGTGAATTCCATGTTTGCCTCAGTGGTATTGGTGTTTTGAAGTTCTCGGCGGTGTTATTTTCCCAGTCACAATCGGCAGGTAATCATCCAACAACTGGCCTTTCGCTTCTACGTCGTTGCGGATGATGTCTATGCAAATATCCACGCAGTCATTGCAGATGAACACCGTCGGACCGGCAATCAATTTTTTGACATCTTTTGATCCCTTGCCGCAGAAACTGCAGCACAGTGATCTGTCGCGCCACGCCATAATTCACCTCCGTTTATTGTAAGTTGATCGAACTGGGTTGGGGACATCAGGCCGCGCGGACTATAGCATCGCTCACAATTTTTTGACCAGTTCCGCCTGAAATGCGCGAATGCGCCGCGCATTGGTGCCCAAATCTCCTTTGCCGATGCGGGATTTCGACCGCACGTTGACCACCGTTGCCGAACCTTCACCCGTGATGGTGATGGTCACATCGTCCTTGAATTTGAACAGCCGCGTCGTCGCAATGGCTTCGATAATGCCTTGTTCGGGTTTGGTTTCGCGGATTTCCCACCCTTGGGCGCGTGATACCTCCAAAGCGGCGGCAAAAACTTTATCAACCGGCTGGTTGAATCGCTGCGGTTGCAAATCGGTGTATTCCGGCGTCGCCCCGGTTTTGACATCGTTGATGCGCGGCCAAATCAATCCCAACAGAAAGGGCGAACTGGCCAGCAGGATGATCCCGACGATGATGGCGGGGAAAATTTTATTCAGCGTCATAAGTCGTTTGATGTTGTTCGGAAGTGTTGATGGAACGAACGCCAATCTACACGAAGCCGCACATCGCTGCCAAGCTGAGGCCAACTTTGCCGCTCAAAAATGCTTCTGTTAGACTGCCGTTCGGTTCTGTTGTCGAAGCCAATTTGGAGCGCCACGCCCTCGGCGTAGCTTTGGAAGTCCTTCTAAATGAAAACCCTTCGCGTTTCTGTCGAAGTTTTGCTTGCGGGAGCGACTACCAAAGCGGCGCCAGAGCCGCTGCACTCCAAAAAGCCCAGACTTCAGTAATTTCACACACTTGGAGTTTTCTTTTTGTCATCGTTCGGAAAAATCATTGATGCGGTTGTTAAAGTGGAGCGGAATGAAATCGTTCGTTCCAGTTCGGCGCGCAGCTACGGGTATTTGCGGCTGCGTTTGGACACGCCGATTCCGGTGTTGCCGGGGCAGTTTGCGATGCTCAAAGCGCATGACATTTACGAACCTTTGTTGCGGCGGGCAATGGCGTTTTATCGCTGCGAAGCGGTTGGCGAAAAACTCGATGTGGAGTTCATCTACCAGATTTTGGGGCGAGGGACGCAATCATTGGCCGGATTGGAGCCGGGCGATAAAGTGGATTTTCTGGGTTCGCTCGGCAATACCTATGATGTTGATTTTGCCGAAGGGCGCGAAGCATTGCTGGTTGCTGGTGGGGTTGGTTCGCCCGCGCTGTTTATGCTGGCCGAAGAATTATTGAAGCACAAGCTTCCCACACGGCTTTTCATTGGCGGCGCCAGTCGCGGCGACCTGTGCGGGCTGGAAGATTTCACGGCCTTGCTGTCGAAAGAAAAGATCATTTGCGCGACGATGGATGGCAGTTATGGGGAACAGGGATGGGTCACGGCTCCGCTGGAACGACATTTGAAATCTCAAGCGGGCAAACAGGTGGTGATTTATTCCTGTGGTCCTGACCCAATGTTGCACGCGGTCAGCAAACTTGCGGATCAATATGAAATGCCTGCGCAATTATCGCTGGAAGCTCCGATGGGCTGTGGTTTTGGCGTTTGCGTCGGCTGTGCTGTCGCCGTGAAACACGATTGTCCCGAAGGCTTCGTGTACAAAAAAGTTTGCACCGACGGGCCGGTGTTTTGGAGCAAGGAGTTACATTGGCAAGCCTGAAAAAAACAGATCTTGTGTATTGCGCGGGCGGCATTGTCTGGCGCAATGATAGGAGCGAAGTACTTTTGATCAAAAGCCGGGAGGATCAAGCCTGGAAACTTCCAAAAGGTCATATTGATGAAGGCGAAGATTGGGAAGCTGCCGCGCAGCGGGAAGTGAAAGAGGAAACCGGCTACGACACAGTCATTACAGACTTCGCCGGATTCAGA contains the following coding sequences:
- a CDS encoding carboxymuconolactone decarboxylase family protein produces the protein MPRLNAIDPQRATGKTKELFDGITAKFGKVPNLMRTFGNSPAALEAYLNFSNSLGNGLLTAKLREQIALTVADANRCEYCLSAHTAIGKMVGLTATDLAQSRSASTDDAKTNAALVFAQQVVAKRGELDDADVQAVRAAGFNDGELTEIIANVALNIFTNYFNHIAQTVVDFPKVSLAAGQAR
- a CDS encoding sigma 54-interacting transcriptional regulator; amino-acid sequence: MELESLQALSLAIAQERSVDVVMQQIVEGLVAQPGVALARLWLKGKGDICAKCPMRSECPDQTECLHLMASAGKPSNPGAEDWSRLDGDFRRFPLGIRKIGQIGATGIPILLADTQQESNWIARPNWARSEGIQSFAGQPLNFRGEILGVLAVFSRQQLQPQEFTWLRMFADHAAVALANSRAFTEIEQLREQLRLENDYLREEAKQERSFGDIVGQSAALEKVLDQITLVAPSEANVLILGESGTGKELIARAIHERSQRAAGPLVKVNCASIPRDLFESEFFGHVRGAFTGAMRDRVGRFQLADGGTLFLDEVGEIPLDLQSKLLRVLQEGTFERVGEERSRRANVRIVAATNRDLRRAIEAGEFRQDLFFRLSVFPIELPPLRERREDIPLLVRHFIQMAGRQARCGNLRISDDQMRRLQMYDWPGNVRELQNVIERAMILSNCGAQPLNLNLVLPAEDGNAVTIASNQNESGRDAAFVSQAEWEAKERANLMAALEAANWKIYGAGGAAELLGVKPTTLASRLKSLGIKKMRG
- a CDS encoding peroxiredoxin: MKFICILALALFVCASALIAIADGTAPEVGKPAPDFKLKSNEGKEVSLKNYRGKWVVLYFYPKDFTSGCTLEAHNFQRDLAQYEKASAVILGVSVDTADSHQSFCTKEGLSFKLLADTEVKVSNAYGSVMEYNGNKLSARNTFIIDPKGNVAKVFMGVKPPKHSEEVLAALAELQQKK
- a CDS encoding dihydroorotase: MNTLLIQNGTIIDPSQSLESKGDLFIRDGRIAEIAESISTDNAEVLDASGLIVAPGFIDLHVHLREPGFEYKETIESGARAAVAGGFTSVCCMPNTKPVNDNSSVTSFILEQARRAALANVFPIGAITQGSKGEQLAEIGEMKSAGIVAISDDGKPVLDSGIMRRAMEYAADFNLPVVDHCEDCCGAAGWAMHEGEYSALMGLKGLPGAAEDLHVARDILLGEMTGAHIHIAHISTARSVDLVRQAKARGLNVTCEVTPHHFTLSDKDVYESAYNTNFKMAPPLRSQTDVEAILEGLRDGTIDAIATDHAPHHANEKMYEFDKAANGITGLETAVSLTLDRLVHRGVISLTRMVELLATNPAKLFNLDRGTLKIGSVADVTIFDPEKQIKVDAAKSQSKSRNTPFDGWNLKGAPMATIVSGKIVWR
- a CDS encoding GxxExxY protein; the protein is MGEKLIYEEESYAIKGACMEVYKTMGNGFLELVYQECLQIEFSKRGIPFFSQKPLTLTYQGQILKQKYQPDFVCYDKIIVEIKAISRLSPENHAQVMNYLKATDYQLGLLFNFGHSPLLQQVRIPNIANFR
- a CDS encoding aspartate carbamoyltransferase catalytic subunit; its protein translation is MPLNRKDLLGIADLSVEEINLILDTADTFRDVNSRQIKKVPTLRGKTVINLFFEASTRTRTSFEIAGKRLSADTINISASTSSVVKGETLVDTAMNLQAMAPDAIVIRHSSSGAPHQIAKLVKAAVINAGDGAHEHPTQALLDALTIRHSKKRIAGLKVAIIGDVLHSRVARSNAHLLTKLGAHIVLAGPRTLLPFGLEKRIPPGEGSIHFAGSVEEAITDADVVMMLRIQLERQSGGFFPSLREYSIHFGLNRRRLALAKSDAIVLHPGPINRGVEIDSDVADGNASLILDQVENGVAVRMAILYLLAGGE
- the pyrR gene encoding bifunctional pyr operon transcriptional regulator/uracil phosphoribosyltransferase PyrR, translated to MEFTEKAVVMTAGDMNRVMARIASQIVENNPDLSGVLLVGIHRRGVPLAEKIAARIKDMDGVDVAKGALDITLYRDDLTTVAERPVINKTELPANITGKTIILVDDVLYTGRTIRAAMDELIDFGRPRRVQLAVLIDRGWRELPIQADYVGKTVTTTEAEIIKVMLPEFDETEQVLLVEQKG
- a CDS encoding DUF1499 domain-containing protein, giving the protein MTLNKIFPAIIVGIILLASSPFLLGLIWPRINDVKTGATPEYTDLQPQRFNQPVDKVFAAALEVSRAQGWEIRETKPEQGIIEAIATTRLFKFKDDVTITITGEGSATVVNVRSKSRIGKGDLGTNARRIRAFQAELVKKL
- a CDS encoding dihydroorotate dehydrogenase electron transfer subunit, producing MSSFGKIIDAVVKVERNEIVRSSSARSYGYLRLRLDTPIPVLPGQFAMLKAHDIYEPLLRRAMAFYRCEAVGEKLDVEFIYQILGRGTQSLAGLEPGDKVDFLGSLGNTYDVDFAEGREALLVAGGVGSPALFMLAEELLKHKLPTRLFIGGASRGDLCGLEDFTALLSKEKIICATMDGSYGEQGWVTAPLERHLKSQAGKQVVIYSCGPDPMLHAVSKLADQYEMPAQLSLEAPMGCGFGVCVGCAVAVKHDCPEGFVYKKVCTDGPVFWSKELHWQA
- a CDS encoding NUDIX domain-containing protein, translating into MASLKKTDLVYCAGGIVWRNDRSEVLLIKSREDQAWKLPKGHIDEGEDWEAAAQREVKEETGYDTVITDFAGFRKYPVKKRLKVVLYWHMEPVGDHKFEPSDEIEGFEWLPLSEAVNRLTFLNDKQLLLSFINDGERN